The sequence AGCTGCACTAAGTGTTGGTTGTGAAACAGAAGTTAATCCCATATACACTACACTATTATTAACTACACTACTACTTTCTACTACAAGATTTGAAACTGCAGTAGGAAGTCCACTAATACTAGCAATTACCACTAATAGAAGTATTGGAATAATAGCATAAATTACTGAAATAATACAACTTTTAATACCATCACTAATATTCTGACCTAGATCTAAACTAAAATTTGGATTACTATTATGAATTGAATTATGCATAATACTAATATTTAATCCTATGACAAGTAAACTGACAATTGCAGATACAATATATGCAATAACTGCTAGTATACTGCCCGTTGATATTATCTGAGTCATAATTACATCAATTACTAGTAATGCAGTAATTACAATCCATCCTACAGGCATAGTTGTAGGATATACTACTGATTCTTTAATAATATCTTGAATATCCATAATTTCTACACACCTCCATTTTATTAGTTTATAAGACAATAAACATCTTTATCAATTAGCATATATAAAATTTCACTAAAACTAAGAAAAAATGAAAAAAGTAGTGAAGAATAATAAATAAAAATAATAATCATGATTGAAGAGTCAATATATAATAATTATAAAATAGATTTCAGTGAAAATCATCCAATAACTGGTGAATCATACTACTTTATATTTAACAAAAACAGGGAATTATATCTTAATGATGATGAAAGCATACCCTGTGCTGATGAAACATTTCTTGAAAAATTTGATAAAAACTTCATATTATACATTGGAACATATAATGATAAGCCATGCTACACAGTGAATGTGAAAA is a genomic window of Methanosphaera sp. WGK6 containing:
- a CDS encoding DUF4013 domain-containing protein; translation: MDIQDIIKESVVYPTTMPVGWIVITALLVIDVIMTQIISTGSILAVIAYIVSAIVSLLVIGLNISIMHNSIHNSNPNFSLDLGQNISDGIKSCIISVIYAIIPILLLVVIASISGLPTAVSNLVVESSSVVNNSVVYMGLTSVSQPTLSAAFTSITITMIFAVILGIVFKLLESIARARLADTGSITAALNVIAVLNKIRSIGVVKYVGFAVLICIVLILMGIIASIISAIPYIGTYLSTIVVAYSVMVDAYAYGLIYMDEY